The Pan paniscus chromosome 12, NHGRI_mPanPan1-v2.0_pri, whole genome shotgun sequence genome window below encodes:
- the SLC4A1AP gene encoding kanadaptin has product MLAPLRNAPGREGATSPSPPTDATGSLGEWDVDRNVKTEGWVSKERISRLHRLRMADILSQSETLASQDLSGDFKKPALPVSPAARSKAPATSSSNPEEVQKEGPTALQDSNSGEPDIPPPQPDCGDFRSLQEEQSRPPTAVSSPGGPARVPPYQEPPWGGPATAPYSLETLKGGTILGTRSLKGTSYSLFGRLSGCDVCLEHPSVSRYHAVLQHRASGPDGECDSNGPGFYLYDLGSTHGTFLNKTRIPPRTYCRVHVGHVVRFGGSTRLFILQGPEEDREAESELTVTQLKELRKQQQILLEKKMLGEDSDEEEEMDTSERKINAGSQDDEMGCTWGMGEDAVEDDAEENPIVLEFQQEREAFYIKDPKKALQGFFDREGEELEYEFDEQGHSTWLCRVRLPVDDSTGKQLVAEAIHSGKKKEAMIQCSLEACRILDTLGLLRQEAVSRKRKAKNWEDEDFYDSDDDTFLDRTGLIEKKRLNRMKKAGKIDEKPETFESLVAKLNDAERELSEISERLKASSQVLSESPSQDSLDAFMSEMKSGSTLDGVSRKKLHLRTFELRKEQQRLKGLIKIVKPAEIPELKKTETQTTGAENKAKKLTLPLFGAMKGGSKFKLKTGTVGKLPPKRPELPPTLMRMKDEPEVEEEEEEEEEEEKEKEEHEKKKLEDGSLSRPQPEIEPEAAVQEMRPPTDLTHFKETQTHENMSQLSKEEQNKDYQDCSKTTSLCAGPSASKNEYEKSRGELKKKKTPGPGKLPPTLSSKYPEDDPDYCVWVPPEGQSGDGRTHLNDKYGY; this is encoded by the exons ATGTTGGCACCACTTCGCAACGCTCCAGGTCGTGAAGGAGCAACTTCACCATCGCCGCCTACAGACGCCACTGGGAGCTTGGGAGAGTGGGACGTGGACAGGAACGTAAAGACCGAAGGGTGGGTTTCGAAGGAGCGGATTTCGAGGTTGCACCGGTTGAGGATGGCTGACATTCTCTCTCAGTCAGAGACCCTGGCGTCGCAAGACCTCAGTGGGGACTTCAAGAAGCCAGCTCTGCCGGTGTCCCCAGCGGCGCGGAGTAAGGCCCCGGCCACCAGTTCTTCAAACCCTGAGGAGGTACAGAAGGAAGGGCCCACTGCGTTGCAGGACTCCAATTCTGGGGAGCCCGACATCCCTCCTCCTCAGCCGGACTGCGGTGATTTTAGGAGTCTACAGGAGGAGCAGTCGCGCCCCCCGACAGCGGTTTCTTCCCCTGGCGGTCCAGCCCGGGTTCCCCCCTACCAAGAGCCTCCATGGGGTGGCCCTGCCACAGCCCCCTACAGCTTAGAGACCCTGAAGGGCGGCACTATCCTTGGCACCCGTAGCTTGAAAGGGACGAGTTACAGCCTTTTCGGGAGGCTGTCTGGCTGCGACGTGTGCCTGGAGCACCCTTCGGTGTCTCGGTACCACGCAGTGCTGCAGCACAGGGCGTCCGGCCCTGACGGAGAATGCGACAGCAACGGGCCGGGCTTCTACCTCTACGATCTGGGAAGCACCCATGGCACTTTTCTCAACAAAACTCGCATCCCACCTCGCACTTACTGTCGAGTCCACGTTGGGCATGTTGTTCGCTTTGGAGGCAGCACCCGGCTCTTTATCCTGCAG GGACCAGAGGAAGACCGAGAGGCAGAATCCGAGTTAACAGTAACACAGTTGAAGGAATTGCGCAAGCAGCAGCAAATATTGTTGGAGAAGAAGATGCTAGGAGAAGACTCAGatgaagaagaggaaatggaTACCTCTGAAAGGAAGATAAATGCTGGTAGCCAAGATGATGAGATGGGTTGCACCTGGGGAATGG GAGAAGATGCAGTAGAGGATGATGCTGAAGAGAACCCTATTGTCTTAGAGTTTCAGCAGGAAAGGGAGGCCTTTTATATAAAGGATCCCAAAAAGGCTCTCCAAGGCTTTTTTGACCGAGAAG GAGAAGAATTAGAATATGAATTTGATGAACAGGGACATAGCACTTGGCTCTGCAGGGTGAG ATTACCTGTGGACGATTCAACTGGAAAACAACTGGTGGCTGAGGCCATTcactcaggaaagaaaaaagaagcaatgatCCAGTGCTCATTGGAAGCTTGTCGGATTCTTGACACTTTGGGATTGCTTCGGCAGGAAGCAG TATCTCGGAAAAGGAAAGCCAAGAACTGGGAAGATGAAGACTtttatgatagtgatgatgacaCATTTCTTGATAGGACTGGCCTGATTGAGAAGAAGCGTCTGAACAGAATGAAGAAGGCTGGCAAGATTGATGAGAAGCCAGAGACCTTTGAATCATTG GTTGCAAAATTAAATGATGCTGAAAGGGAACTTTCTGAAATTTCTGAGAGATTGAAAGCCTCAAGCCAAG TTCTATCAGAGTCTCCATCTCAGGATTCTTTAGATGCGTTCATGTCAGAAATGAAATCAGGCAGTACATTAGATGGTGTGTCCCGGAAGAAACTTCACCTGAGAACTTTTGAACTGAGGAAAGAACAACAGAGACTTAAAGGgttaataaaaattgtaaagcCAGCAGAGATTCCAGAACTAAAAAA GACTGAAACTCAGACTACAGGTGCAGAAAACAAAGCTAAAAAGCTTACATTGCCTCTATTTGGTGCCATGAAAGGAGGAagcaaattcaaattaaaaactgGAACAGTAGGG AAGTTACCCCCTAAGCGTCCAGAACTCCCTCCAACTCTAATGAGAATGAAAGATGAGCCTGAagtagaagaggaggaggaagaggaagaggaagaagagaaagaaaaggaggagcatgaaaagaaaaaactggaggATGGAAGCCTCAGTAGGCCACAGCCAGAGATAGAGCCAGAAGCAGCAGTGCAGGAAATGAGGCCTCCCACAGATCTCACACATTTTAAAGAAACCCAAACCCATG AAAACATGTCTCAACTTAGCAAGGAAGAACAGAATAAAGATTATCAAGACTGTAGCAAAACCACTTCATTGTGTGCAGGACCCTCAG caTCAAAGAATGAATATGAGAAAAGCAGAGGtgaactgaagaaaaagaaaacacctggTCCAGGCAAA cTTCCACCAACACTTTCTTCCAAATATCCTGAAGATGACCCAGACTACTGTGTGTGGGTCCCACCTGAAG GTCAAAGTGGAGATGGCAGAACCCATCTTAATGACAAGTATGGCTATTGA